A genome region from Tolypothrix sp. PCC 7712 includes the following:
- the psbA gene encoding photosystem II q(b) protein, whose translation MTATLQQRKSANVWDRFCEWITSTNNRLYIGWFGVLMIPTLLAATACFVIAFIAAPPVDIDGIREPVAGSLIYGNNIVSGAVVPSSNAIGLHFYPIWEAASLDEWLYNGGPYQLVIFHFLIGVFCYLGREWELSYRLGMRPWICLAFSAPVAAATAVFLIYPIGQGSFSDGMPLGISGTFNFMIVFQAEHNILMHPFHMLGVAGVFGGSLFSAMHGSLVTSSLVRETTENESQNYGYKFGQEEETYNIVAAHGYFGRLIFQYASFNNSRSLHFFLAAWPVVGIWFTALGVSTMAFNLNGFNFNQSVIDSQGRVVNTWADIINRANLGMEVMHERNAHNFPLDLAAGEQAPVALTAPAING comes from the coding sequence ATGACAGCAACCTTACAACAGCGCAAGAGCGCTAACGTATGGGATCGCTTCTGCGAATGGATTACCAGCACCAATAACCGTTTATACATCGGTTGGTTCGGTGTCCTCATGATCCCAACCCTACTAGCTGCAACCGCTTGCTTCGTAATCGCCTTCATCGCAGCGCCTCCAGTAGACATCGATGGTATCCGTGAACCTGTTGCAGGTTCCTTAATCTACGGAAACAACATCGTCTCTGGTGCAGTTGTTCCTTCTTCCAACGCTATTGGTTTGCACTTCTACCCCATCTGGGAAGCAGCTTCCTTAGATGAGTGGTTGTACAACGGCGGCCCTTACCAATTGGTAATTTTCCACTTCTTAATCGGCGTATTCTGCTACCTCGGTCGTGAGTGGGAATTGTCTTACCGCTTGGGTATGCGTCCTTGGATCTGCCTAGCATTCTCTGCACCAGTAGCAGCAGCAACAGCAGTATTCTTGATCTACCCCATTGGTCAAGGTTCATTCTCCGATGGTATGCCTTTGGGTATCTCTGGTACCTTCAACTTCATGATCGTGTTCCAAGCAGAACACAACATCCTCATGCACCCCTTCCACATGTTAGGTGTGGCTGGTGTATTCGGCGGTAGCTTGTTCTCCGCAATGCACGGTTCTTTGGTAACCTCCTCCTTGGTTCGTGAAACCACCGAGAACGAATCTCAAAACTACGGTTACAAGTTCGGTCAAGAGGAAGAAACCTACAACATCGTAGCTGCACACGGTTACTTTGGTCGTCTAATCTTCCAATACGCATCCTTCAACAACAGCCGATCTCTACACTTCTTCTTGGCTGCATGGCCTGTAGTCGGTATCTGGTTCACCGCGTTGGGCGTAAGCACAATGGCGTTCAACTTGAACGGTTTCAACTTCAACCAATCAGTGATTGATTCTCAAGGTCGTGTAGTTAACACCTGGGCTGATATCATCAACCGCGCTAACTTGGGTATGGAAGTTATGCACGAGCGTAACGCTCACAACTTCCCCTTAGACTTGGCTGCTGGTGAGCAAGCACCTGTTGCACTAACTGCTCCTGCTATCAACGGCTAA
- a CDS encoding Spy/CpxP family protein refolding chaperone, whose translation MEYKFNFKLLLGAVTIAILTAGCQLSSPSNSVAPNNSTENTSDGAATNVSTPLERIADLNLTDAQKAQAKQIGEQTQAKILAVLTPEQQEKFKSASQGQQFRVLRSLNLSAEQKQKIREIQRNQRQQFQAILTPEQKAKLQQHRGSRRQGSSN comes from the coding sequence ATGGAGTATAAATTTAATTTCAAGCTGTTATTAGGTGCAGTGACGATCGCGATTTTAACTGCGGGTTGTCAATTATCATCACCAAGTAACTCGGTGGCTCCAAATAATTCTACTGAAAATACAAGTGATGGGGCTGCAACAAACGTATCTACACCCTTAGAGAGAATAGCTGACCTAAATTTAACTGACGCACAAAAAGCCCAAGCGAAACAGATAGGTGAGCAAACCCAAGCCAAAATACTGGCTGTTTTAACTCCTGAACAGCAAGAAAAATTTAAATCTGCTAGTCAGGGTCAGCAATTCAGAGTACTGCGATCGCTCAATTTATCAGCAGAGCAAAAACAAAAGATTCGCGAAATTCAACGGAATCAAAGACAACAATTTCAAGCGATTCTTACCCCAGAGCAAAAAGCCAAATTGCAACAACATCGCGGTTCTAGGAGGCAAGGCTCATCCAATTGA
- a CDS encoding dienelactone hydrolase family protein: protein MQIVKRNVELRVDDSLMRVYVASPKPSGTYPGIVFYSDIYQLGGAMIRLVNYLAGFGYVVAAPEIFHRTEVIGHVIEPDDLGRMRGNDNARRTAIAAYDADTRAVIDFLKADSAVAPTKIGTLGFCIGGHLAFRAAFESEMKAVACCYPTGIPSGKLGQGVADTISRVAEITGEMLMIFGTLDPHIPENDRHTLITAITNAGIPHQVLLYEAEHTFMRDDGYRYDSAAATSAWSAITTFFERIFATIN, encoded by the coding sequence GTGCAAATAGTTAAACGCAATGTTGAGTTAAGAGTTGATGACAGTTTAATGCGCGTTTATGTCGCATCTCCCAAACCCAGCGGAACCTATCCAGGGATTGTATTTTATAGTGATATTTATCAGTTAGGCGGTGCAATGATTCGTCTTGTCAACTACCTGGCTGGTTTTGGCTATGTAGTTGCAGCACCAGAAATTTTTCACCGCACTGAAGTCATTGGTCATGTGATTGAGCCAGATGATTTAGGGAGAATGCGGGGTAATGACAATGCACGCCGCACTGCGATCGCAGCTTATGATGCAGATACTCGTGCTGTGATTGATTTTCTGAAAGCTGACAGTGCTGTTGCTCCCACAAAAATCGGCACTCTCGGCTTTTGTATTGGCGGTCACTTAGCCTTTCGCGCCGCCTTTGAAAGTGAAATGAAAGCAGTAGCTTGTTGTTACCCTACAGGCATTCCTAGTGGTAAATTAGGTCAGGGAGTCGCTGATACAATCTCACGCGTAGCAGAAATCACAGGCGAAATGCTCATGATATTTGGCACCCTTGACCCTCATATTCCAGAAAATGACCGTCACACTTTAATCACAGCAATTACCAACGCTGGTATCCCGCATCAAGTTCTCTTATATGAAGCAGAACATACTTTCATGCGTGACGACGGTTATCGCTATGATTCCGCCGCCGCAACCTCCGCTTGGTCAGCAATCACCACTTTCTTTGAACGCATATTTGCAACTATAAATTAA
- a CDS encoding AAA family ATPase yields the protein MRIKQISVNGLFGIFDHVIPLNMDERITIIHGPNGFGKTAILRILNSFLNSQYSDLIDIPFIKFQVEFDDSSSVEIIKNVDDGEDYDNNIVFTLCKPNYEQVSYQVKTQKPNNYKLSKIIYSVGSISQREQAYPQKYSEEIWSAYNELLPTKLKSKEEPDWLDNLKKNIHIRLIESQRLLNLVTNSYSKEERETLPILSTVSVYSDELAKLMQDKFKEYGIISQSLDRTFPLRVVKHQPSAELTDEQLRHQLNKLEATRSRLIEVGLLDKDEDTEFQIQPQDIDESTKNALSVYVGDVEKKLSVFAEIANKIELLRKIINNKFAYSYKEINFSKDKGFIITTSYNSHVSNSKLLSPTDLSSGEQHELVLLYELLFKVQPNSLVLIDEPELSLHVGWQIQFLKDLQEITKLADLDIMMATHSPDIIQDRWDLTVELKGPEK from the coding sequence ATGAGAATTAAGCAAATTTCCGTCAATGGCTTATTTGGAATTTTTGACCATGTGATTCCATTGAACATGGATGAAAGAATTACAATCATTCATGGGCCAAATGGTTTTGGTAAAACAGCAATATTGAGAATTTTAAATAGTTTTTTAAACTCGCAGTACTCTGACTTGATAGATATCCCTTTTATAAAATTTCAAGTTGAATTTGATGATAGTAGTAGTGTTGAAATTATAAAAAATGTCGATGATGGAGAAGATTATGATAATAATATTGTGTTTACTCTGTGCAAACCTAATTATGAGCAAGTATCTTATCAGGTAAAAACCCAAAAACCTAATAACTATAAACTCTCTAAAATAATTTATTCTGTTGGTTCAATATCGCAAAGAGAACAAGCCTATCCTCAAAAATATTCTGAAGAAATATGGTCTGCTTATAATGAGTTATTGCCTACAAAACTCAAATCAAAGGAAGAGCCTGATTGGCTGGATAATTTGAAGAAAAACATTCATATTCGTCTCATTGAATCACAACGGTTGCTTAACTTAGTTACTAATTCTTATTCCAAAGAAGAGCGTGAAACGCTACCAATATTGTCTACTGTGTCTGTCTACTCTGATGAACTTGCTAAACTAATGCAAGATAAATTTAAAGAATACGGTATAATATCTCAATCTCTTGATAGAACTTTTCCTTTGAGAGTGGTGAAGCACCAGCCATCTGCCGAGTTAACAGATGAACAACTTCGTCATCAACTAAACAAGCTTGAAGCAACACGTTCTCGCCTGATCGAAGTTGGTCTTTTGGATAAAGATGAAGATACAGAATTTCAAATCCAGCCTCAAGATATAGATGAAAGCACTAAAAATGCTTTGTCTGTATATGTTGGAGATGTAGAAAAAAAGCTGAGTGTTTTTGCTGAAATAGCCAACAAAATTGAGTTATTAAGGAAAATTATTAATAATAAGTTTGCTTACTCTTACAAAGAGATAAATTTTAGTAAAGACAAGGGATTTATTATCACAACAAGTTATAACTCTCATGTATCTAATTCAAAATTGCTTTCACCAACAGATTTGTCATCTGGTGAGCAACATGAACTAGTTCTTTTATATGAACTACTATTTAAAGTGCAGCCTAATTCTTTGGTCTTAATTGATGAGCCTGAATTATCTCTTCATGTAGGTTGGCAAATTCAATTTTTAAAGGATTTACAAGAAATCACAAAACTGGCAGATTTAGATATTATGATGGCTACTCATTCACCAGATATCATTCAGGATCGCTGGGATTTGACAGTTGAACTGAAAGGGCCAGAAAAGTGA
- a CDS encoding DUF4435 domain-containing protein encodes MRDFLSVDRDANKIRLLRSTHSGTFLLVEGGSDKTFYERFVDPLACKLITVSGKPSSKLRVIAVLEILEKSSFLGVLAIVDADFDRLSSSPHSSSNLLRTDTHDLETMLIQSPALDKVVAEFGSEEKISQFKRDIRLTLLETAIPLGYLLWISQCDSLNLAFDGIIFSRFINEQTLQIDELKLIREVKNKSQAFSLKDEELQQRLSIEKNKSYDPWQVCCGHDLVELLSLSLRKTIGSNKAADVEPISLERNLRLAYEAVYFRQTNLYVEIRLWESNNQPFKVLQNNI; translated from the coding sequence GTGAGAGATTTTCTTTCAGTTGACCGTGATGCCAATAAAATTAGATTACTCAGAAGTACTCATTCAGGAACTTTTTTATTAGTAGAAGGTGGTTCAGATAAAACTTTTTACGAGCGCTTTGTTGATCCATTAGCTTGTAAGCTAATCACCGTTTCGGGAAAGCCATCGAGTAAACTGCGTGTGATTGCTGTGCTGGAAATTTTAGAGAAATCCAGTTTTCTTGGAGTTCTAGCAATTGTGGATGCAGACTTTGATCGTCTTAGTTCTTCGCCACACAGCAGTTCTAATCTACTTCGCACCGATACCCATGATCTGGAAACTATGCTAATTCAGTCACCAGCATTGGACAAAGTAGTTGCTGAGTTTGGTTCGGAAGAGAAAATCAGTCAATTTAAACGAGACATCAGATTAACATTACTCGAAACTGCGATACCGTTGGGTTATTTACTTTGGATATCTCAGTGTGATAGTTTAAACCTTGCTTTTGACGGTATTATATTTAGCAGATTCATTAACGAGCAGACGCTGCAAATTGATGAACTTAAACTAATTCGAGAAGTGAAAAATAAATCACAAGCTTTCTCGTTGAAAGATGAAGAGCTACAACAACGGCTAAGTATAGAGAAGAACAAGAGCTATGATCCTTGGCAAGTTTGCTGTGGACATGACCTGGTAGAACTATTGTCACTCAGTTTACGCAAAACAATTGGCTCAAATAAAGCTGCTGATGTTGAACCAATCAGCCTTGAGCGTAATTTGCGTCTGGCTTATGAAGCAGTATATTTTCGTCAAACAAATCTCTATGTAGAGATTCGGTTATGGGAAAGTAACAATCAGCCATTTAAAGTTTTGCAAAATAATATATAG